The following is a genomic window from Trueperaceae bacterium.
GGCCGCGTCAAGGGGCCGCGAAGCCATGCTGGGAGGTTGAGATGGACCGTCGGAGCTTCATCAAGAAGGCCGGGATCGCGGTCGCGGGGGCGAGCATCAGCCCGCTCATGTTCGCGAGCGCCCAGAAGGGCAAGTTCAACTTCGAGATGGTCACGTCGTGGCCCACCTCGCTCGACACCCTGTTCGGCACGGCCGAGAGCATCGCCAAGTACGTGACGGAGTCGTCGGACGGCGACATCACGGTCAAGGTCTACCCGGCCGGGGCCCAGATAGGCGCGCTCGAGGTGTACGACGCCGTCTCGACGGGCGCCTTCGCCATGGCGCACACGGCGCCCTACTACTTCATCAACAAGAACCCGGCGCACGGCTTCTTCACGGCCGTGCCGTTCGGGATGGACTCGCAGCAGTTCAACGCCTGGATGTACGCCGGCAACGGCAACGCCCTGGCGCAGGAGTTGCTCGCGCCCGACAACATGGTCTCGTTCCCGGCGGGCAACACGGGCGCGCAGACGGGCGGCTGGTTCAAGCGCGAGATCAACACCGTCGCCGACCTGCAGGGCCTCAGCATGCGCTTCCCCGGCTTCGGCGGGCAGGTGATGGGGCGCGTGGGCATGAACGTGCAGAACATCCCGGGCGGCGAGCTGTTCCTGGCGCTCGACACGGGCGTCATCGACGCCGCGGATTGGGTCGGCCCGTACGACGACCAGATCCTGGGCCTCAACAAGGCCGCCCCCTACTACTACTTCCCCAGCTGGGCCGAGCCGGGGCCGGGCGTCTGCCTCTACATGAACAAGGACGAGTTCGAGGGGCTCCCCGCCGACCTGCAGGGCGTGGTGGCCGACGCCTGCGCGCGCGCCAACGTGGAGATGCTCTCCAACTACGACACGAAGAACTACACGGCGCTGCAGGAGCTCATCGCCTCTGGCACGCAGATCCGCCTCTTCTCCGACGAGATCCTCGCGGCCTTCGCCAAGGCGACCGACGAGATCCACGCCGAGAACGCCGCCAACAACGCCACCTACCAGCGCATCCACGACGATTACCGCGCCTTCATGGGCAACGTGCGCGCCTGGACGAAGGTCACGCAGCACGCGTACAACGACTTCGTCTTCAAGTGAGGTCGGGGCAGGCGCTTCCGGCCAGCGTCTGACGCGTTCGCTAGTGCGGCGAGGTGGCCCCTTCGGGCGTCGCCTCGCCGCTACCGTCGGGCACGGTGGTGGCGATGCGGAAGGCGCACGACCTACTCGTAGGCGGGCTCGAGCCCCTTGAACATCGGGAAGTGGCGGACGTTGGTGGTAAGCAGCGGGGCGCCCAACACGATAGACGTGGCTGCCACGAGGTAGTCGGCGGTGTCTATCCCGCCGAAACTGCCAGGTCCACACCGTCTGCCAGCAGTAGCGTGAGCAGTTCCACGGCCGCTTCGTGGCCGCGCAGATGGTCGATGGCGACCGAGGTATCCAGCACCCTCACTTCATGGCGAGGCGGCGAAGTCGGTCACTCAGATCGCCCCGCAGCGCCTCCAGGTACTCGGAGCCGGTGCACTCCCTGCTGGTCCAACTGCCTGCACCGGCCTCGAGCGCCCTGAGTCGTCTGGCAGTGGACGGCCCTCCGTAGGCCCTTCTCACAGCGCGGCGGATGAGCTCTGACCTGGGAGCGTCTCGGTAGCCTTGGCCTGCGCCTTTCGCGACGCCATCGGCATACACACTGCGGGCGAGGGCGCACCGCTGAAGATCGACTCTGGCGGTAGGGCGCTGTGACCATCTAGCGAACCGAGGTCCCCGGTCACTACGAACCGAACGACATCACGGTGCTCCGGTACCCCTTGGGTGCGTGAGCCCGCACCCGGCCTTCAGGGCGCTAGCATCGCCGCGGGGATCACCGCAATCATGTCTGGTGGCCGCCGATAGGCGAACTGCCCCGGGGTGATAACAACGGCATCAAGGAGTTCCTCGCCGATCTCACGGCCGAGCCACCTCAGGTGCTTCACGTCCTCATCGGTAACGTTTGACGTCAACTTCACCTCCATGGCAACCACTCGCCCATCACTTCTCTCAACGATGATGTCGACCTCGTGATCGCCACGGCTAGTACGCAGGAAGTAAACACGCGCCCGGTTCGCCTGGGCGTATACGCGCACGCTCTGCACGACCAACGACTCGAAGAGTCGGCCTAAGAGGTTGCCGTCACGCAAGGAGATGGGTCCAGCCTGCTGACCCCGCAGCAACGCCGCCTCAGAAAGGCCCAGAAGCCGCGCTGCCAAGGCCGGATCTGCCAGATGATGTGCCGGCGCCCGGCCTAAGCGTTGCAGGTGGCTTCCTGCAGGCGCCCAAGCACCGAGAGGATCGAGGACAAAGAGCTCAGTGAGGATGCTGCGGAAGGCCTCAGTGGTGCCCCGTGCGGGTTTCTCTCCCTCGCCTGGAGTTGCTGCGTCAAGAATGCTGGAATAGGAGGCCGTCGTAGCGGTCGCGGCCGCATAGGCCCGCAGCCACGCCTTGAGGGCGTCTGGGCGCCTCAACCTATGGCCCTGATCCGGGAAATCGCGTTGCGCGAGGCGCTCAAGGTAGCCGTCGAGCAGCTCATCTCTCACCCGAGCGGGCGCGTTTCGGATGGCCGGGAACCCCGAAGCCACGAGCTCTAGAAGATAATCGCCGAGCGTAGCTGCGCTCGAACCGGAGAT
Proteins encoded in this region:
- the dctP gene encoding TRAP transporter substrate-binding protein DctP, which produces MDRRSFIKKAGIAVAGASISPLMFASAQKGKFNFEMVTSWPTSLDTLFGTAESIAKYVTESSDGDITVKVYPAGAQIGALEVYDAVSTGAFAMAHTAPYYFINKNPAHGFFTAVPFGMDSQQFNAWMYAGNGNALAQELLAPDNMVSFPAGNTGAQTGGWFKREINTVADLQGLSMRFPGFGGQVMGRVGMNVQNIPGGELFLALDTGVIDAADWVGPYDDQILGLNKAAPYYYFPSWAEPGPGVCLYMNKDEFEGLPADLQGVVADACARANVEMLSNYDTKNYTALQELIASGTQIRLFSDEILAAFAKATDEIHAENAANNATYQRIHDDYRAFMGNVRAWTKVTQHAYNDFVFK
- a CDS encoding ATP-binding protein, producing LADAAPPVLLDEWQRLPLVWDLVRRHVDADPRGSRFLLSGSAAPLEAPVHSGAGRIITLRMRPLSLFERQMSNAHISLEDLLTGVKPSISGSSAATLGDYLLELVASGFPAIRNAPARVRDELLDGYLERLAQRDFPDQGHRLRRPDALKAWLRAYAAATATTASYSSILDAATPGEGEKPARGTTEAFRSILTELFVLDPLGAWAPAGSHLQRLGRAPAHHLADPALAARLLGLSEAALLRGQQAGPISLRDGNLLGRLFESLVVQSVRVYAQANRARVYFLRTSRGDHEVDIIVERSDGRVVAMEVKLTSNVTDEDVKHLRWLGREIGEELLDAVVITPGQFAYRRPPDMIAVIPAAMLAP